The window ACGACGAGATCGTCACCAGCGCGAACGTCTCGCACCTGGTCAACGTCCCGCCCACCGGCCCGCTCTCCGGGCCGAGTTCGGTCGGCACGGACCTGGCCTTCAGCGGCGACCACGCCATTGTGGGCAACTACCTCGGGTTCACGATCTACGACATCAAGAACCCGAAGAAGCCGACGATCACCAGCCAGGTGCTCTGCCCCGGCGCGCAGAACGACATCTCGGTGAGCGGGAACCTCGTGTTCCTCTCCACCGACTCCCGGCGCACCGACGACTCGTGCAACTCCGCCTCCCAGAGCGACCCCGAGAAGTACTGGGAGGGCATGAAGATCTTCGACATCAGCGACAAGGCGAACCCGAAGTACGTCGCGGCTGTCGCGACCGACTGCGGATCGCACACGCACACGCTGGTGCCGGACAAGCGCGGCAAGGACGTCTACCTCTACGTGTCGTCCTACGGCCCGTCGGCGGCGCTGGCCAAGTGCAAGCCGCCGCACGACAAGATCACGATCATCAAGGTGCCGATCAAGAACCCGTCGGCCGCGGCGATCGTGGCCACCCCGGTGCTGTTCCCGAACGGCGGCAGCCCGGGCAAGCCCGGCACGGTCGAGACCGGCTACGTGGTGCCGACCAGCGGCTGCCACGACATCACCGTCTTCCCGGCCAAGAACCTGGCCGCGGGCGCGTGCATGGGTGAAGGCGTGCTGATGGACATCTCCGACCGGGAGAAGCCGCGGGTGTTCAACACCGTGCGCGACGACGACCACTTCGCGTTCTGGCACTCGGCGACGTTCAACAACGACGGCACCAAGGTCGTCTTCACCGACGAGCTCGGTGGCGGCGGCGCGGCGACGTGCAACGCCAAGATCGGCCCGACCCGCGGTGCCAACGGCATCTACGACATCACCGGCCGCGGCGACGAGCGCAAGCTCGAGTTCCGCAGCTTCTTCAAGATCGACCGTCACCAGACGGACGAGGAGAACTGCGTCGCGCACAACGGCTCGCTGATCCCCGTCCCGGGCAAGGACATCATGGTCCAGGCCTGGTACATGGGCGGCGTGCAGGTGTTCGACTTCACCGACTCGCGGGCGCCGAAGCAGATCGGCTTCTTCGAGCGTGGCCCGGCCGCCGACCCGAACACCGGTGGTGGTGTCTGGTCGTCGTACTACTACAACGGCTACATCTACGCCTCGGACATCGGCAAGGGTTTCGACGTCATCGAGATCAACGACCCCGCGACGAACGTGGCGCGCGGTCACAAGTGGACTGAGCTGAACGTCCAGACGCAGTACGGCTACGGCAGGTAATCAGCTGCACGACGAAGGGCCCGCGGTCACCCGCGGGCCCTTTTCGTTGGCTCAGACGGTTTCCACGACCTGGTCGTACTCCAGGCGCGGGCCGCGCGGGAACGCGGCGTCCGCACCGGGGTTGCCGATGTTGACCACGACCAGCGAGCGCTTGCGGCCGTCGGGGAAGAACTCGCGGTCGACACCGGCGGCGTCGAAGCCCGCCATCGGACCGGCGGCCAGCCCGGCGGCGCGCACCCCGAGCACGAAGTAGCCGACCTGCAGGGCGGCGTTGAACCTCGCGTTGTCGGTCCGGTGGGTCTCGTCGGCGTAGTAGTCCTTGGCCCCCGGCAGGTGCGGGAAGAGGGTGGGCAGGTGCTCGTGGAAGTCCACGTCGGCGGCCAGGATCGCGACGAGCGGCGCGGCCGCGGTCTTGGCGCGGTTGGCCTCCGCGAGCAGCGGCAGCAGGCGCTCGCGGGCCTCGTCGGAGCGGACCAGCAGCACGCGCAGGGGCTGGCCGTTCATCGCGGTGGGCGCCCACTTGACCAGGTCGTAGATCGCGCGGACCTGTTCGTCGGCCACCGGCTCGGCGGAGAAGGTGTTCGCGGTGCGGGCCTCACGGAACAGCAAGTCCTGGGCGTCCTGCGGGAGGGCGAGGGTGGCGTTCAGGGTGGCGGTCATCAGGTCCCCTTGGTCGGGCGGGCGGTTCACTGATGGCCAACTTGATTGAGAGCTTGACTATTCCAGTTGAGAGCTTGACTATCTCGTGAGCCGCGCCACTCCCTACGTGCGGAGTTTGTAAGGAACCACGTCGGCGAGGAAGTCGTCCGCGATCTTGTCCGCGACCACCACCGGGTCCAGCGGACTGCCCAGGCGCTCGGACAGCGCCCGGATCTCCGCCGCCCGCTTCTCCAGGATCTTGGTCAGGACGCGCTTGCCCCGCAGCCACAGCATGGGCGC is drawn from Actinokineospora alba and contains these coding sequences:
- a CDS encoding LVIVD repeat-containing protein, with translation MHFSKRSRRAALALLGVAAAGLSVVGGPSAAAQDFPADDEIVTSANVSHLVNVPPTGPLSGPSSVGTDLAFSGDHAIVGNYLGFTIYDIKNPKKPTITSQVLCPGAQNDISVSGNLVFLSTDSRRTDDSCNSASQSDPEKYWEGMKIFDISDKANPKYVAAVATDCGSHTHTLVPDKRGKDVYLYVSSYGPSAALAKCKPPHDKITIIKVPIKNPSAAAIVATPVLFPNGGSPGKPGTVETGYVVPTSGCHDITVFPAKNLAAGACMGEGVLMDISDREKPRVFNTVRDDDHFAFWHSATFNNDGTKVVFTDELGGGGAATCNAKIGPTRGANGIYDITGRGDERKLEFRSFFKIDRHQTDEENCVAHNGSLIPVPGKDIMVQAWYMGGVQVFDFTDSRAPKQIGFFERGPAADPNTGGGVWSSYYYNGYIYASDIGKGFDVIEINDPATNVARGHKWTELNVQTQYGYGR
- a CDS encoding malonic semialdehyde reductase, with translation MTATLNATLALPQDAQDLLFREARTANTFSAEPVADEQVRAIYDLVKWAPTAMNGQPLRVLLVRSDEARERLLPLLAEANRAKTAAAPLVAILAADVDFHEHLPTLFPHLPGAKDYYADETHRTDNARFNAALQVGYFVLGVRAAGLAAGPMAGFDAAGVDREFFPDGRKRSLVVVNIGNPGADAAFPRGPRLEYDQVVETV